One genomic region from Tripterygium wilfordii isolate XIE 37 chromosome 20, ASM1340144v1, whole genome shotgun sequence encodes:
- the LOC119986885 gene encoding uncharacterized protein LOC119986885 — MEGLVIARRLWSVLRITFFTIRKGLTWKRKLIMDINLMIKRGRLLRKSITNLISHHHHHHHHSRSAAHGSFGIQEYEFSCSNSPNPVFFHVANSKRKHHSYFPCINPPAVIEEQEAEEQEEEGKSTATVALVPKTPEYTFNRMFDASPFSVRVSNYSSEDDEADEGGGKVDHEAEEFIRRFYEQLRAQSRMQLLQCH; from the coding sequence ATGGAGGGCTTGGTGATAGCAAGGCGGCTATGGAGTGTGTTGAGGATCACATTCTTCACGATAAGGAAGGGACTGACATGGAAGAGGAAGTTGATAATGGATATTAATCTCATGATCAAGCGAGGTAGGCTCCTCAGGAAATCCATCACCAACCTCATatctcaccaccaccaccaccaccaccactcgaGAAGTGCGGCACATGGCAGCTTCGGCATACAGGAGTACGAGTTCTCTTGCAGTAACAGCCCCAATCCTGTTTTTTTCCATGTTGCAAACAGTAAGCGCAAACACCATTCTTACTTCCCCTGCATCAATCCCCCTGCAGTTATAGAAGAACAAGAagcagaagaacaagaagaagaaggaaagtcCACGGCCACAGTTGCTTTGGTACCCAAGACCCCAGAGTACACATTCAACAGAATGTTTGATGCATCACCATTTTCTGTGCGGGTGTCAAATTATTCATCAGAAGATGATGAGGCTGATGAAGGAGGTGGGAAGGTTGACCACGAAGCTGAGGAGTTCATCAGAAGATTTTACGAGCAACTCAGGGCTCAAAGTCGCATGCAACTGCTACAATGCCATTGA